One Desulfovibrionales bacterium genomic region harbors:
- a CDS encoding AAA family ATPase has protein sequence MSRDSVKLYYALSVLFPKEQLESPAFLASLDTETLKKAFRTKVMQCHPDLIHNLPESFRRNRHERFIRIQQAHEFLNGYLETARERGEDIPWPQFKRKVTSDAAEQCAPQRKLIFAVGGAKGGIGKTIVSANLSAGLASLGKRVIAVDLDLGGANLHLHLGVKFPPLTLQHYFKDGKPLNELCLDTAVKNLKIIAGDSSNLGMANILTAQKKKLIKDLQGLPADYVVIDLGGDTSYNMVDFFLAADERIAVTSPEPSSVLDVYNFIKVSLLRYLNKNIFDILRPEEARKLQGRINEFKGLIFETTTSSDHRRIKRIDELLALVREKNTDWGLFLQEKMDEFCPYLVVNMIEAGADGNISTRIAEIARQNLSINILPLPGISFDREVKNVVRYLVPVLLERPKSQASRCIFNILRTILQRHIGDRGLCQLLENATDEKIAPAFFQFIKGETGATFGSKQKKVDHVYAGWR, from the coding sequence ATGTCCAGAGATAGTGTAAAACTTTATTATGCGCTCTCTGTGCTTTTCCCAAAAGAACAATTGGAATCGCCGGCCTTTCTGGCATCGCTTGATACCGAAACCCTCAAAAAGGCCTTTCGCACGAAGGTCATGCAATGCCATCCCGACCTCATCCATAACCTGCCCGAGAGCTTTCGCCGCAACAGGCATGAGCGTTTTATACGCATCCAGCAGGCCCATGAGTTTTTAAACGGCTATTTGGAAACGGCACGGGAAAGGGGAGAAGATATCCCGTGGCCCCAATTTAAAAGAAAGGTTACGTCTGATGCCGCAGAGCAATGCGCCCCCCAACGCAAGCTGATATTTGCCGTGGGCGGCGCCAAGGGAGGCATAGGGAAGACCATTGTTTCCGCAAACCTGAGCGCCGGCCTGGCATCGCTAGGTAAAAGGGTCATTGCCGTGGATCTGGACCTGGGCGGGGCTAACTTACATCTCCACCTGGGGGTAAAGTTCCCGCCGCTCACCCTGCAGCACTATTTTAAAGACGGGAAGCCATTAAACGAACTCTGCCTGGACACGGCGGTTAAGAATCTGAAAATCATAGCCGGAGATAGTTCCAACCTGGGCATGGCCAACATCCTAACGGCGCAAAAGAAAAAGCTCATTAAGGACTTGCAAGGTCTGCCGGCTGATTATGTGGTCATCGATTTGGGCGGAGATACCTCCTATAACATGGTGGACTTCTTTTTAGCCGCAGATGAGCGGATAGCCGTGACCTCACCGGAACCGAGCTCTGTCCTGGATGTCTATAATTTTATAAAGGTCAGTCTGCTCCGCTACCTCAACAAGAATATTTTTGATATCCTGAGACCAGAAGAAGCAAGGAAGCTGCAGGGGCGCATTAACGAATTTAAGGGGTTGATCTTTGAAACCACCACCTCTTCCGACCACCGCCGCATAAAACGCATCGATGAGCTATTGGCTCTTGTCCGGGAAAAAAATACGGATTGGGGGCTTTTCCTGCAGGAGAAAATGGATGAGTTTTGCCCCTACCTGGTTGTCAATATGATAGAGGCAGGCGCTGATGGCAATATTTCAACCCGCATTGCCGAAATTGCCAGACAAAATCTCTCTATAAATATTTTGCCCTTACCCGGCATCTCCTTTGACCGGGAAGTTAAAAACGTGGTGCGTTATCTTGTGCCCGTACTGCTGGAAAGGCCAAAAAGTCAGGCCTCCCGGTGTATTTTCAACATATTACGTACTATACTGCAAAGGCACATTGGAGATAGAGGTCTATGTCAACTCCTGGAAAATGCGACCGACGAAAAAATTGCCCCGGCGTTTTTTCAGTTTATCAAAGGAGAGACGGGCGCCACGTTCGGCAGCAAACAAAAAAAGGTTGACCATGTTTATGCCGGTTGGCGTTAA
- the galU gene encoding UTP--glucose-1-phosphate uridylyltransferase GalU: MRIRKAVIPVAGLGTRFLPATKAIPKEMLTIVDRPTIQYIVEEVVASGIEQVIMVTGSGKSAIEDHFDYSYELETILEQRKKWTLLEEVKNISNLIEITSVRQKRPLGLGHAILCTKDLVGNEPFVVVLGDDLVDAPIPCTQQLLNVFNEFHKPIVAVYPVPKEEIHNYGIVEGTEIKEQTYRVTRMMEKPAPETTDSNLAIIGRYILTPDIFTILENTPTGHGGEIQLTDALMELARQNQIYAYRFVGRRYDAGDKFGYIQATLAYALKHPEIGPRVREYLQKELCIG, from the coding sequence ATGAGGATAAGAAAGGCCGTTATTCCGGTAGCCGGACTGGGTACCCGGTTTCTGCCGGCTACAAAGGCGATCCCCAAGGAGATGCTGACCATTGTTGACCGGCCTACCATTCAGTACATTGTGGAAGAGGTGGTGGCCTCGGGTATCGAACAGGTCATTATGGTCACCGGCAGTGGCAAGTCTGCGATCGAAGACCACTTTGATTATTCCTATGAACTGGAAACGATCCTGGAACAGAGAAAAAAGTGGACGCTTCTGGAAGAAGTCAAAAATATCTCTAATTTGATCGAGATTACCTCTGTCAGGCAAAAGCGGCCATTGGGGCTGGGCCATGCGATATTATGCACAAAAGACCTGGTGGGCAATGAACCGTTTGTGGTGGTCCTGGGTGACGACCTGGTGGATGCCCCCATACCCTGCACCCAGCAGTTATTGAATGTCTTTAATGAATTTCATAAGCCGATAGTGGCTGTCTATCCCGTGCCGAAAGAAGAGATTCATAACTATGGTATAGTCGAAGGGACGGAGATCAAAGAACAGACCTATAGGGTGACAAGGATGATGGAAAAACCGGCCCCGGAAACAACAGATTCAAACCTGGCTATTATCGGACGGTATATCCTGACGCCGGATATATTTACCATCCTGGAAAACACGCCAACAGGGCATGGCGGAGAGATCCAGCTTACCGATGCCCTCATGGAACTGGCGCGCCAAAATCAGATATACGCCTATCGTTTTGTCGGCCGGCGGTATGATGCCGGGGACAAATTCGGCTATATTCAGGCCACGCTGGCCTATGCCCTGAAACACCCGGAGATCGGCCCAAGGGTCAGAGAATACCTGCAAAAGGAACTATGCATCGGCTAA
- a CDS encoding DUF116 domain-containing protein translates to MSEEKSHKILFVSLLFVTCALFFLVAVLLWWIPYVGLANIHRALPALLAVFFGTLLLLVVGGIFSIVLTLIFRKDLLLSKRLRGAVIKVIFPVLILVGKLFGISKEKIQHAFVEVNNDIVIAQVSHIRPERLLLLMPHCLQNYDCKVKITGNADNCKRCGLCKIKDLVEMAETYHVGLSVATGGTIARRIVVEKKPRLIIAVACERDLTSGIQDSYPVPVYGIFNIRPYGPCFNTQLDLKKVEKAMLHFLQGGA, encoded by the coding sequence ATGTCTGAAGAAAAGTCACATAAGATTTTATTTGTTAGTCTGCTTTTCGTAACCTGCGCCTTATTTTTTCTGGTTGCTGTCCTTCTCTGGTGGATACCATACGTGGGATTGGCCAATATCCATCGTGCTCTTCCTGCTCTGCTGGCCGTTTTCTTTGGCACCCTGCTTTTATTAGTAGTGGGGGGCATCTTTTCCATCGTACTAACCCTGATTTTCAGGAAGGACCTTTTACTCTCCAAACGTCTGCGCGGCGCGGTAATCAAGGTTATCTTTCCTGTTTTGATATTAGTCGGCAAGCTCTTCGGCATCTCGAAAGAAAAAATCCAACATGCCTTTGTAGAAGTAAATAATGATATAGTCATAGCCCAGGTCAGCCATATCAGGCCTGAACGCCTACTCCTCCTTATGCCACACTGCCTCCAGAACTATGACTGTAAGGTAAAGATCACCGGGAATGCGGACAACTGTAAGCGTTGCGGGCTGTGCAAGATCAAAGATCTGGTGGAAATGGCAGAGACTTACCATGTCGGTCTTTCTGTGGCTACCGGCGGCACTATTGCCCGTCGCATTGTGGTAGAAAAGAAACCACGGCTTATAATCGCCGTGGCCTGCGAAAGGGATCTGACCAGCGGCATTCAGGACAGCTATCCCGTGCCGGTTTACGGAATATTTAATATTCGGCCTTATGGACCGTGTTTTAATACCCAGCTGGACCTGAAAAAGGTGGAAAAGGCCATGCTCCATTTCCTGCAGGGAGGGGCATAA
- the rpe gene encoding ribulose-phosphate 3-epimerase, with amino-acid sequence MKKIAPSILSADFSRLGEEVQAVEKAGADLIHIDVMDGHFVPNITIGPLVVQAVRKVTALPLDVHLMISNPDQYIEDFSRAGSDIITVHVEACIHLNRTINLIKKQGVKAGVVLNPATSLSALEYVLEEVDMVLLMSVNPGFGGQFFIPGVAHKIARLREIIDVRNLPVEIEVDGGINFDTARMVAKAGADIFVAGSAIFGSDDYGKTIQALRKAITV; translated from the coding sequence ATGAAAAAAATTGCGCCATCCATACTTTCCGCTGATTTTAGCCGCCTAGGAGAAGAAGTTCAGGCGGTAGAGAAGGCCGGGGCTGACCTTATACACATCGATGTCATGGACGGCCATTTCGTCCCCAATATTACCATTGGGCCCCTGGTGGTCCAGGCGGTCCGTAAGGTGACCGCCCTGCCATTGGATGTACACCTGATGATCTCCAATCCGGATCAATATATAGAGGATTTTTCCCGCGCCGGAAGCGACATTATTACCGTGCACGTAGAGGCCTGCATCCACTTGAATCGAACGATAAATCTTATCAAAAAGCAGGGGGTCAAGGCCGGTGTAGTCCTCAACCCTGCCACGTCCCTTTCTGCCTTGGAGTATGTGCTGGAAGAGGTAGATATGGTCTTACTAATGAGTGTTAACCCCGGGTTTGGGGGGCAGTTTTTCATTCCCGGCGTGGCCCACAAGATAGCCCGGCTACGGGAGATTATTGACGTACGCAACCTCCCGGTGGAAATTGAAGTGGACGGAGGGATAAACTTTGATACGGCCCGAATGGTGGCTAAAGCCGGTGCAGATATCTTTGTAGCCGGGTCTGCCATATTCGGCAGCGATGATTATGGCAAGACCATCCAGGCCCTGCGCAAGGCCATAACAGTATAG
- the fmt gene encoding methionyl-tRNA formyltransferase, which translates to MNPPRWRVVFMGTPSFAVPSLEALIHCGGVEVAAVVTQPDRPKGRGLAVAPPPVKVLAEQSKVPVLQPEKIRTEDFLGGMRKLAPEVIIVVAYGKILPAELLAIPRRGAINVHASLLPKYRGAAPIQQALINGEEITGVTIMQLDEGMDTGPILLMEETKIDATDTAGTLHDRLAGLGAKALIKTLDGLQKGTIIPRPQPKAGVSCAPMLKKEDGRIDWRQPAVKIFNLIRGLDPWPGSYSYWRGKLCHLYKPRLIGGAEKKAPGEIVQADDSGFLVATGRDYILITEIKIEGGRRMAVADFRRGHKIDIGEKLN; encoded by the coding sequence ATGAATCCGCCGCGTTGGCGGGTAGTCTTCATGGGAACACCGTCATTCGCTGTGCCCTCCCTGGAGGCCCTCATCCATTGTGGCGGAGTAGAAGTTGCAGCGGTGGTCACTCAACCGGACCGGCCTAAAGGACGAGGTCTGGCCGTCGCCCCTCCCCCGGTCAAGGTCCTGGCCGAACAGTCAAAAGTCCCTGTCCTCCAGCCGGAGAAGATACGCACAGAAGATTTTCTTGGCGGGATGCGAAAACTGGCCCCGGAGGTCATAATTGTGGTGGCCTATGGTAAGATCCTGCCCGCGGAACTACTGGCCATACCGCGGCGCGGCGCCATCAATGTCCATGCCTCTCTCCTGCCCAAATACCGGGGGGCCGCCCCTATTCAGCAGGCCTTAATAAACGGGGAAGAAATAACCGGTGTAACCATTATGCAACTGGATGAAGGCATGGATACCGGCCCGATTCTTCTCATGGAGGAGACTAAAATTGATGCAACGGATACGGCGGGTACATTGCATGATCGCCTGGCGGGCCTTGGAGCCAAGGCCCTCATCAAAACCCTTGACGGCCTCCAGAAAGGCACTATTATACCAAGGCCGCAGCCAAAAGCCGGGGTTTCTTGCGCCCCAATGTTAAAAAAAGAAGACGGGCGAATCGATTGGCGGCAGCCGGCCGTAAAGATTTTTAATCTTATCCGGGGCCTTGACCCCTGGCCTGGTTCTTATTCATACTGGCGAGGCAAGCTCTGTCATCTTTATAAGCCGCGCCTTATCGGGGGGGCAGAAAAAAAGGCGCCGGGGGAGATAGTCCAGGCGGATGATTCCGGATTCCTGGTTGCCACGGGCAGGGATTATATCCTTATCACCGAGATCAAGATCGAAGGCGGCCGGCGGATGGCCGTAGCGGATTTCCGCCGGGGCCATAAGATAGATATAGGCGAAAAACTGAACTAA
- a CDS encoding HDOD domain-containing protein yields the protein MAIEWDEEKIAGFREKLRQAKALPTLPGIVSKLTQMVEDPSVSADRIGRVIAKDQILAAKLLKLVNSAFYGFPGRISTVSSAVILLGFNVVRSLVLSASIFEAMEKTVVGLWEHSLGCAAIANVIARRLSINDPEEISTAALLHDIGKVVIRENLAEEAAVLDEAILGENISLYEAEQRILKINHTQVGQRLCRHWNLPDRLAEPIAYHHEPKKSANHYVSTAIVHVADVLVRARGFGFGGDKWVPALDHNAWAALTLREEDLPGLIAEAEEVLVELRGFSFEIQTLGEKCPPAIES from the coding sequence ATGGCAATAGAGTGGGACGAGGAAAAAATCGCCGGATTCAGAGAAAAACTTAGACAGGCGAAGGCCCTGCCAACCCTGCCGGGCATTGTCTCTAAGTTAACCCAGATGGTCGAAGACCCCTCGGTCTCTGCCGACCGGATCGGACGCGTTATCGCCAAGGATCAGATCCTGGCGGCAAAACTCCTTAAGCTGGTCAATTCAGCATTCTACGGGTTTCCCGGGCGCATCTCTACGGTAAGCAGCGCCGTCATCCTTTTAGGATTTAATGTGGTGCGGAGCCTGGTATTGAGCGCCTCTATTTTCGAGGCCATGGAAAAGACAGTGGTTGGTCTCTGGGAACATTCCCTGGGATGTGCAGCCATCGCTAATGTAATCGCCCGGCGGCTGAGCATTAACGATCCTGAGGAGATATCCACGGCGGCGCTTCTGCATGATATCGGCAAGGTGGTGATCAGGGAAAACCTGGCCGAAGAGGCTGCCGTCCTGGACGAGGCCATACTGGGCGAAAATATCTCTCTTTATGAGGCAGAGCAGCGGATACTTAAGATTAACCATACCCAGGTAGGACAAAGGCTCTGCCGGCATTGGAACCTTCCGGACAGGCTGGCCGAACCCATCGCTTACCACCACGAACCCAAAAAAAGCGCCAATCATTATGTGAGCACGGCTATCGTCCATGTAGCCGATGTCCTGGTCCGGGCCAGGGGTTTTGGTTTTGGCGGCGACAAATGGGTCCCGGCCCTGGATCATAATGCCTGGGCGGCCTTGACCCTCCGGGAAGAGGATCTGCCCGGCCTCATAGCCGAGGCCGAGGAGGTTCTTGTGGAGCTAAGGGGGTTTAGCTTTGAGATTCAGACCTTAGGTGAAAAATGCCCGCCCGCCATCGAGTCCTGA
- the def gene encoding peptide deformylase: MAIRKIITYPHPVLKQVAEPVKKITSEILALVADMAETMYAAPGIGLAANQIGVLKRVLVFDLSREGENKKLTALINPEIIRAEDETTYEEACLSVVDYSAEVRRSARVKVGALNLEGQPIEVEGEGLLAICLQHEIDHLNGILYIDRISSLKRSLYKRRLKKILKVEAL, translated from the coding sequence ATGGCTATACGCAAGATTATCACCTACCCACACCCGGTTCTAAAACAAGTGGCGGAGCCGGTGAAGAAGATAACGTCTGAGATTCTGGCATTGGTCGCTGACATGGCGGAGACCATGTATGCGGCTCCGGGAATTGGACTGGCCGCTAACCAGATCGGTGTCCTGAAAAGGGTCCTTGTCTTTGATTTGTCCAGGGAAGGCGAAAATAAGAAATTAACGGCCTTGATTAACCCGGAGATCATCCGGGCAGAAGACGAGACCACCTATGAAGAGGCCTGTTTGAGTGTTGTTGACTATTCTGCCGAGGTCAGGCGCAGCGCCAGGGTCAAGGTGGGGGCCTTGAATCTCGAAGGGCAGCCGATAGAGGTCGAAGGCGAAGGGCTCCTGGCCATCTGTCTTCAGCACGAGATCGACCACCTGAACGGTATCCTTTATATCGACCGTATCAGCAGCCTCAAAAGGTCGCTCTACAAACGTCGCCTCAAAAAAATCCTTAAGGTAGAAGCATTATGA
- a CDS encoding zinc ribbon domain-containing protein, with protein MPIFEYFCNDCKQKSEIIVFKSTDTAICPHCGSKSLTRLVSATSSLTGQPGKNLPGKGDTACCGSSPGMAAGCAGPGSCCGKVYK; from the coding sequence ATGCCTATTTTTGAGTATTTCTGTAATGACTGCAAGCAAAAGTCAGAAATTATAGTCTTTAAATCTACTGATACCGCAATCTGTCCCCACTGTGGCTCGAAAAGCCTCACCAGGCTTGTTTCTGCCACGTCTTCCCTTACCGGACAACCGGGCAAAAACCTGCCGGGGAAGGGTGACACGGCCTGCTGCGGCTCTTCGCCCGGTATGGCGGCCGGCTGCGCCGGACCGGGCAGTTGCTGCGGAAAAGTGTATAAGTAG
- the priA gene encoding primosomal protein N' — MALIIEAAPALPVFKTFHYLVPAELEEDIQPGLRVLIPVGLRTVTGYVLGTVASSDRPELKEILDILDERPLFPPGLLRLFEWMARYYHYPLGKVIESALPAGLNVSSRRLLILTGTGQRALAADTHPPEGGGHLRPECKEKNISQEILSVLSLFRGEKPVAVPAIEKIFPGAGRHLIPGLVDKGLLAWKEVVERPRTRLKEERMVRLTGKASEKPLSGDEEAILTYLREQGEVPVKRLGASMPHLTKRWKKLEKTGLISFSRAIIYRDPFSAEGFWYRRPATLTAEQKQAVEDITRALSSHEFSAHVLHGVTASGKTEVYLRAAEAALAQGKDCIILVPEIALTAYLEAAFISCFGDKVAVLHSALSPGEKFDQWLHILEGKARIVIGARSAVFAPLSSLGLIVVDEEHDSSYKQEDKLRYHGRDVAVMRGRLEKAVVILGSATPSIQSVFNVKSGRYGYLALTRRVEERALPEVSVIDMRSPGSQTGAGRAIFFPELLDAIEDNLQKKEQTLIFLNRRGYSPSMQCNSCGQVLICPNCSVSLTHHLSEQTLLCHYCGYSVPALPACPACGGINVRSIGWGTERIEAELKTLFSEARIARLDRDTTTRKRAHHGILRAVQKREIDILVGTQMVTKGHDFPYITLVGVISADLSLNLPDFRAAEKTFQLLAQVAGRAGRGERPGKVIIQTYNPDHYSIIKAKQHDFPGYYEEEIALRRALGYPPFVRLINLLLESNSQIKVKDYAREMSLRAHALLQKNMDWLDTVEILGPAPAPLFKIRGKFRYQMFLKGLKVGPLHAYTNGLLEYLKAKPPVSGVKLIIDVDPESML; from the coding sequence ATGGCCCTGATCATTGAAGCAGCCCCGGCCCTACCTGTCTTTAAGACCTTCCACTATCTTGTCCCGGCTGAACTGGAGGAAGACATACAACCAGGGCTGCGTGTGCTTATACCCGTAGGGTTACGCACCGTTACCGGTTATGTCCTGGGCACCGTGGCCTCTTCAGACCGGCCGGAACTGAAAGAGATCCTGGATATACTGGATGAGCGGCCCCTCTTTCCTCCCGGCCTCCTTCGCCTTTTTGAGTGGATGGCACGCTATTATCATTATCCCCTGGGTAAGGTGATAGAGTCGGCCCTGCCAGCCGGCCTGAATGTATCCAGCCGGCGGTTGTTGATTCTTACCGGGACCGGGCAGCGTGCTCTGGCCGCAGATACGCATCCGCCAGAGGGAGGCGGACATCTGCGACCGGAGTGTAAGGAAAAAAATATCTCTCAAGAGATCCTCTCCGTTTTGAGTCTTTTTCGGGGGGAAAAACCAGTCGCGGTCCCGGCTATTGAAAAAATTTTTCCGGGCGCCGGCCGCCATTTAATCCCCGGCCTGGTTGATAAAGGCCTCCTCGCCTGGAAAGAGGTCGTGGAACGACCGCGCACCAGGCTTAAAGAGGAGCGCATGGTAAGGCTCACCGGAAAAGCTTCGGAAAAACCCTTATCCGGCGATGAAGAGGCCATCCTTACCTATCTGCGGGAGCAAGGAGAGGTTCCGGTAAAGAGACTCGGGGCCTCCATGCCCCACCTGACAAAGAGATGGAAAAAACTGGAGAAGACCGGCCTTATCTCCTTCTCCAGGGCTATTATTTACAGAGATCCGTTCAGCGCCGAGGGCTTCTGGTATAGACGCCCTGCCACCCTGACGGCCGAACAGAAACAGGCCGTTGAAGATATCACCAGGGCCCTCTCCAGCCATGAATTTTCTGCCCATGTCCTCCACGGGGTCACGGCAAGCGGAAAGACAGAGGTGTACCTGAGGGCCGCCGAGGCGGCCCTGGCTCAAGGAAAGGACTGCATAATTCTTGTCCCTGAGATCGCCTTGACTGCCTATCTGGAGGCGGCCTTCATCTCATGTTTCGGGGATAAGGTAGCCGTCCTGCACAGCGCCCTATCCCCCGGCGAAAAGTTCGATCAATGGCTGCACATACTGGAAGGAAAGGCCCGAATAGTCATCGGCGCCCGTTCGGCTGTATTTGCGCCTCTTTCCTCCCTGGGCCTGATCGTGGTGGATGAGGAACACGACAGCTCCTATAAGCAGGAAGACAAGCTCCGTTATCATGGCCGGGATGTGGCCGTAATGCGTGGCCGTCTGGAGAAAGCGGTGGTTATTTTGGGTTCGGCCACTCCCTCCATACAAAGTGTATTTAATGTAAAATCAGGACGTTATGGATACCTGGCGCTGACCAGGCGGGTTGAAGAGAGGGCGTTGCCGGAGGTGTCTGTTATCGATATGCGCAGCCCCGGGTCACAGACCGGGGCCGGCAGGGCAATCTTTTTCCCGGAACTCCTTGATGCCATAGAAGATAACCTGCAAAAGAAGGAGCAAACCCTTATCTTTCTTAACCGTCGGGGCTACTCGCCTTCCATGCAATGCAACTCCTGCGGTCAGGTCCTGATCTGCCCTAATTGCAGTGTTTCTCTGACCCATCATCTGTCTGAACAGACCCTCCTTTGCCATTATTGCGGCTATTCAGTCCCGGCGCTTCCGGCCTGTCCGGCCTGTGGTGGTATTAATGTCAGGTCGATCGGCTGGGGGACGGAACGTATTGAAGCGGAACTAAAAACGCTTTTCTCGGAGGCGCGTATAGCCCGTCTGGATCGGGATACAACCACCCGGAAAAGGGCGCACCATGGTATTTTGCGAGCTGTTCAAAAAAGGGAGATAGATATCCTGGTAGGCACACAGATGGTGACCAAGGGGCATGATTTTCCTTATATTACCCTGGTTGGCGTGATTTCCGCCGACCTGTCTCTGAACCTGCCGGACTTTCGGGCGGCGGAAAAGACCTTCCAACTTTTAGCTCAGGTGGCAGGCCGGGCCGGTCGAGGGGAAAGGCCGGGAAAGGTTATAATCCAGACCTATAACCCGGATCACTACAGTATTATTAAGGCCAAACAGCACGATTTTCCGGGATATTATGAAGAAGAGATTGCCCTTCGCCGGGCGCTCGGGTATCCACCTTTTGTGCGCCTGATTAACCTCTTGCTGGAGAGCAACAGCCAAATCAAGGTCAAGGATTATGCCCGGGAGATGAGCCTGCGGGCGCATGCACTTTTGCAAAAAAACATGGATTGGCTGGATACCGTGGAAATCCTTGGGCCAGCCCCGGCGCCGCTCTTCAAAATAAGAGGAAAGTTTCGGTATCAGATGTTTTTGAAGGGTCTCAAGGTTGGGCCGCTACATGCCTACACTAATGGTCTTCTCGAATATCTTAAGGCAAAACCTCCCGTCTCAGGTGTCAAATTGATTATAGACGTTGACCCCGAAAGCATGTTATAA
- the rsmB gene encoding 16S rRNA (cytosine(967)-C(5))-methyltransferase RsmB: MFANPRQVALAVLDELDKGQETLDALMEKAFRKHFTLERRDRALTMELVYGVLRQRARLDWIIDQFSRTPREKIEPLVQNVLRLGIYQLLYMNRIPPSAAVNESVNLVKVSQPEWITRFVNGVLRAVERGREEIRWPDPKEDLSAWLAVESSHPLWLVERWTGRYGADAARDLCESNNKMPVLAIRTNTLRLKRDQLLEFLRKEVPGIEPAPYSPDGLILKGFFGNILKLTGYKTGWFQVQDESSQLVSHLVSPQPGELILDACAGLGGKTTHMAQIMRNLGRILALDIHGGRLERLKENSTRLGIQNIEVIKKDVTQSLAGLGGKKIDRILVDAPCTGLGVIRRNPDIKWRRKPEDLVFMAERQGRLLDELAPLLKPGGILVYATCSLEPEENEEVIKNFLIRHPEFEIEDPGSVLPQKAGELVEDNFLRTYPNRHGTDGFTAVRMKKGS, from the coding sequence ATGTTTGCCAACCCCCGGCAGGTTGCCCTCGCAGTTCTGGATGAACTGGATAAAGGGCAAGAGACCCTGGATGCGCTCATGGAAAAGGCATTCCGCAAGCACTTCACCCTGGAAAGGCGGGATCGGGCCTTGACCATGGAACTCGTTTATGGCGTCCTCAGGCAGCGGGCACGGCTTGACTGGATCATAGACCAATTTTCCAGGACCCCGCGGGAAAAAATTGAGCCGTTGGTTCAAAACGTCTTGCGGCTGGGGATATATCAGCTCCTTTACATGAATCGCATCCCGCCTTCGGCCGCAGTCAATGAATCTGTGAATCTGGTCAAGGTCAGCCAGCCGGAATGGATCACCCGTTTTGTAAACGGTGTGCTGCGGGCTGTGGAACGGGGAAGAGAGGAGATCAGGTGGCCTGATCCAAAGGAAGATTTATCGGCCTGGCTGGCGGTAGAGTCCTCCCATCCGCTATGGCTGGTGGAACGCTGGACGGGACGCTATGGAGCGGATGCGGCCCGTGACTTATGCGAAAGCAACAACAAGATGCCGGTTCTGGCCATTCGCACCAATACCCTGCGGTTAAAGCGCGATCAGCTCCTGGAGTTTTTGCGCAAAGAGGTCCCGGGTATTGAGCCTGCCCCCTATTCTCCGGACGGGCTGATACTAAAGGGCTTTTTTGGCAATATCCTGAAACTTACCGGTTATAAAACCGGCTGGTTCCAGGTGCAGGATGAATCCTCACAGCTTGTTTCCCATCTCGTCTCGCCCCAGCCCGGTGAGTTAATACTCGATGCCTGCGCCGGTCTGGGGGGAAAAACCACGCACATGGCCCAGATAATGCGCAATCTCGGGCGCATACTGGCCCTTGACATCCACGGCGGACGCCTGGAACGGCTCAAAGAAAACTCAACCCGCCTCGGCATCCAGAATATCGAGGTAATCAAAAAAGATGTCACGCAGTCGCTGGCAGGCCTGGGCGGGAAAAAAATTGATCGTATCTTGGTCGATGCCCCATGTACAGGCCTGGGTGTCATACGGCGCAATCCTGACATCAAATGGCGCCGCAAGCCGGAGGACCTTGTTTTTATGGCCGAACGGCAGGGACGCCTTCTGGACGAGCTGGCGCCGCTCCTTAAACCCGGGGGTATCCTGGTCTATGCCACCTGCAGCCTGGAACCGGAGGAGAACGAAGAGGTTATAAAAAACTTCCTGATTCGTCATCCGGAGTTTGAGATAGAAGACCCTGGATCGGTACTGCCGCAAAAAGCCGGCGAACTGGTGGAAGACAATTTTTTGCGCACCTATCCCAACCGGCATGGGACCGATGGATTTACTGCGGTGCGGATGAAAAAGGGGAGCTGA